One stretch of Saccharomonospora xinjiangensis XJ-54 DNA includes these proteins:
- a CDS encoding Na+/H+ antiporter subunit D — translation MTVLLALPVLLPLLGAALSLVLGRRPDLQRVIGLTVLSVVVVIASVLVYTTDTRGPVVAQLGGYAAPFGITLVADRLAALLLLVSAVVTLAVLVFSIGQRVTDYGREIASTTFQPAYLVLCAGVSLAYITGDLFNLFVAFEIMLSASYVLITRRTTARRVRAGMTYVIVSLTSSLLFITLIALVYAAAGTINLADLSVAFRDLSPGVQTSIALLATVVFGIKAALVPLHFWLPDSYPTAPAPITAVFAGLLTKVGVYALIRTHTLVFQNDTGWTVILVVSMLTMIVGALGAIAQEDINRLLSFLLVSHIGFMLFGLGMATVVGVTGAILYVVHHITVQAALFLVSGLLTRRTGTVSLREMSGVARTAPFIAVLFAVPALNLAGIPPFSGFIAKITLFRAGAESATALVYTATAAAVLTSFLTLYALTRVWVGAFWGAEREPFPNADPTDEVTVGTGLTSRPMVFATSVLVLAGVAIALAAGPLSAMSERAAEDLLGGDQYRGVVLTGAED, via the coding sequence GTGACCGTGCTGCTCGCGCTTCCTGTTCTGCTGCCGCTGCTCGGCGCGGCGTTGTCGCTCGTGCTCGGGCGAAGGCCCGACCTGCAACGGGTGATCGGCCTGACGGTCCTCAGCGTCGTCGTCGTGATCGCCTCGGTGCTGGTGTACACGACCGACACCCGAGGCCCAGTGGTGGCGCAGCTCGGCGGGTACGCCGCGCCGTTCGGCATCACGCTGGTGGCCGACCGGCTCGCGGCGCTGCTGCTCCTGGTCTCGGCTGTGGTCACGCTGGCCGTGCTCGTGTTCTCCATCGGGCAGCGGGTCACCGACTACGGCAGGGAGATCGCGTCCACGACGTTCCAGCCCGCGTACCTGGTGCTGTGCGCGGGCGTCTCGCTGGCCTACATCACCGGCGACCTGTTCAACCTCTTCGTCGCCTTCGAGATCATGCTCTCGGCGTCGTACGTGCTCATCACCCGCCGCACGACGGCCCGCCGCGTCAGGGCGGGCATGACGTACGTGATCGTGAGTCTCACGTCGTCACTGCTGTTCATCACGCTGATCGCGCTGGTGTACGCGGCGGCGGGCACGATCAACCTCGCCGACCTCTCCGTGGCGTTCCGCGACCTCTCGCCGGGAGTGCAGACGAGTATCGCCCTGCTCGCGACGGTGGTCTTCGGTATCAAGGCCGCGCTGGTGCCGCTGCATTTCTGGTTGCCGGACAGCTACCCGACCGCGCCAGCGCCCATCACCGCCGTGTTCGCCGGGCTGCTCACGAAGGTGGGTGTGTACGCGCTCATCCGCACCCACACGCTGGTGTTCCAGAACGACACAGGGTGGACCGTGATCCTCGTGGTGTCGATGCTCACCATGATCGTCGGTGCGCTCGGGGCCATCGCACAGGAGGACATCAACCGGTTGCTGTCCTTCCTGCTGGTCAGCCACATCGGTTTCATGCTCTTCGGGCTCGGCATGGCCACGGTCGTCGGGGTCACCGGCGCGATCCTCTACGTCGTGCACCACATCACGGTGCAGGCCGCGTTGTTCCTGGTCAGCGGTCTGCTCACCCGGCGAACGGGCACGGTGTCACTGCGCGAGATGTCCGGCGTCGCCAGAACCGCGCCGTTCATCGCGGTCCTGTTCGCGGTTCCGGCACTCAACCTCGCGGGCATCCCGCCGTTCTCCGGCTTCATCGCCAAGATCACGCTCTTCCGCGCGGGTGCGGAGAGCGCCACGGCGCTCGTGTACACGGCCACCGCCGCCGCCGTATTGACGAGTTTCCTCACCCTGTACGCCCTCACCAGGGTCTGGGTCGGCGCGTTCTGGGGTGCCGAGCGGGAGCCGTTCCCCAACGCGGACCCCACCGACGAGGTCACTGTGGGAACCGGCCTCACCAGCCGCCCGATGGTGTTCGCCACGAGCGTGCTCGTGCTGGCGGGGGTGGCGATCGCGCTGGCAGCGGGTCCGCTTTCCGCCATGAGCGAGAGGGCGGCGGAGGATTTGCTGGGTGGCGACCAGTACCGCGGCGTGGTGCTCACCGGAGCGGAGGACTGA
- a CDS encoding MnhB domain-containing protein produces MTTSRSDAAAQRWWDTCDRPREHWLMRESERTRWPRSLLLEVSLRIVFPTVLLVAIYLLFAGHTRAGGGFSGGLVAGLAFVLRYVAGGSVTGLRRSWVQPPVVVGFGLIVALLSAIVPVFFGLPVLSTAVWTVDVPLLGSLKIASSLAFDSGVFLLIVGVVLNLLRTLGEGIHLGELESELHDQQPGGTSP; encoded by the coding sequence GTGACCACTTCCCGATCCGATGCGGCGGCGCAGCGCTGGTGGGACACCTGCGACCGGCCGCGCGAACACTGGCTGATGCGCGAGAGCGAGCGGACACGCTGGCCCCGTTCGCTGCTGCTGGAGGTGAGCCTGCGCATCGTCTTCCCGACGGTGCTGCTCGTGGCGATCTATCTGTTGTTCGCGGGCCACACCCGGGCCGGAGGCGGCTTCAGCGGCGGACTCGTGGCGGGTCTGGCGTTCGTTCTGCGCTACGTCGCAGGCGGGTCCGTGACGGGCCTGCGCCGGTCCTGGGTGCAGCCCCCGGTGGTGGTCGGTTTCGGGCTCATTGTCGCGCTGCTGAGCGCGATCGTGCCTGTGTTCTTCGGGCTCCCGGTGCTGTCCACCGCGGTGTGGACGGTGGACGTCCCGTTGCTGGGCTCGCTGAAGATCGCGTCGAGTTTGGCATTCGACTCCGGCGTCTTTCTGCTCATCGTCGGGGTGGTGCTGAACCTGCTGCGCACCCTCGGCGAGGGAATCCATCTGGGTGAGCTGGAGAGCGAACTGCACGACCAGCAGCCGGGGGGTACGAGCCCGTGA
- a CDS encoding monovalent cation/H+ antiporter complex subunit F, protein MTVVYIVTLALLAVAGLLTLVRLVKGPWILDRAKSLDVLVVLIVAGFAVNMAMTDSVLTVPILVSTVLLGFVGTLSVVRLTEGRKEHR, encoded by the coding sequence GTGACCGTCGTCTACATCGTCACCCTCGCGCTACTCGCCGTGGCAGGACTGCTCACGCTGGTCCGACTGGTGAAAGGCCCGTGGATCCTTGATCGTGCGAAATCGCTCGACGTGCTGGTTGTCCTCATCGTCGCGGGCTTCGCCGTGAATATGGCGATGACCGACTCCGTGCTTACTGTGCCGATCCTGGTGAGCACCGTGCTGCTGGGTTTCGTTGGCACGCTCAGCGTCGTCCGGCTGACCGAGGGACGGAAGGAACACCGGTGA
- the cmk gene encoding (d)CMP kinase has product MAQALCGVVALDGPSGTGKTTAARKLATQLGAGYLDTGAMYRVATLAVLRAGIDPADEDAVVALVRRTRIEVGTDPGAPSAFLDGAEVGAEIRTEDVNRAVSAVSAVPEIRELLVAEQRRVIREATGSGGGIVVDGRDIGTVVAPEAPLKVFLTASADVRARRRSAQDAAEGRQSSPDQAKASVQRRDHLDSTRATSPLRAADDAVLLDTSDLTIDEVITRLAELADGRGLLGGEVAGVRR; this is encoded by the coding sequence GTGGCTCAAGCCCTGTGTGGCGTGGTGGCGTTGGACGGCCCGTCGGGAACCGGCAAGACGACGGCGGCGCGGAAGCTGGCCACGCAGCTCGGCGCCGGGTATCTGGACACGGGCGCCATGTACCGCGTGGCGACGCTGGCCGTGCTGAGGGCCGGTATCGATCCCGCTGACGAGGACGCCGTCGTGGCGCTGGTGCGCCGCACCCGGATCGAGGTGGGCACCGATCCCGGCGCGCCGTCGGCCTTTCTCGACGGCGCGGAGGTGGGCGCCGAGATCCGCACAGAGGACGTCAACCGCGCGGTGTCGGCGGTGTCGGCGGTGCCGGAGATCCGCGAACTCCTCGTCGCCGAGCAACGCAGGGTCATCCGCGAGGCCACAGGCTCCGGAGGGGGAATCGTGGTTGACGGCCGCGACATCGGCACGGTGGTCGCGCCCGAGGCGCCGCTCAAAGTGTTCCTCACCGCCTCGGCCGACGTGCGGGCGCGACGGCGCAGCGCACAGGACGCCGCGGAGGGCCGCCAGTCCAGTCCGGATCAGGCGAAGGCCTCGGTGCAGCGCCGCGACCACCTCGACTCGACGCGGGCGACCTCGCCGTTGCGCGCCGCGGACGACGCCGTCCTGCTCGACACCTCCGACCTGACGATCGACGAGGTCATCACCAGGCTCGCCGAGCTGGCCGACGGCAGGGGACTGCTCGGAGGCGAGGTCGCGGGGGTGCGCCGGTGA
- the mnhG gene encoding monovalent cation/H(+) antiporter subunit G: MLIDVVSSVFLLGGALFCVVGAFGLLRFPDVLSRLQAGTKPQTVGLLMVLAGVALQLEAVDAVGLILVALLQVVTAPVLSQLVGRAAYRIGAVDRSSLLRDDLGDRLRSEGFPTPKGRPGDR; this comes from the coding sequence ATGCTGATCGACGTCGTCTCCAGTGTCTTCTTGCTCGGTGGAGCCCTGTTCTGCGTCGTGGGTGCCTTTGGACTGCTGAGGTTTCCCGACGTACTCAGCCGCTTGCAGGCCGGTACCAAACCCCAGACCGTGGGATTGCTCATGGTGCTGGCTGGAGTGGCGCTCCAGCTCGAGGCCGTGGACGCCGTTGGACTGATCCTCGTGGCGCTCCTCCAGGTGGTGACGGCCCCCGTGCTGTCCCAGCTCGTTGGAAGGGCCGCGTACCGGATCGGCGCCGTGGACAGGTCGTCCCTGCTGCGCGACGACCTCGGTGACCGGCTGCGCAGCGAGGGTTTTCCCACCCCGAAGGGTCGCCCGGGGGACCGGTGA
- a CDS encoding Na(+)/H(+) antiporter subunit C, with product MTINLTMAVAIAGLYAAGFYLLMQRSLMRVIIGITILGHGANLFLQVAGGPPGMPSFIGEAIPDLMVDPLPQALALTAIVITFALTTFLLALAFRSWVLLGHDEVQDDLEDRRVAVRRARAVEETASPDVAGPDTSGEAEEASEDAPDAPDAPEVSREATR from the coding sequence GTGACGATCAATCTGACGATGGCCGTGGCGATCGCCGGGCTCTACGCGGCAGGTTTCTACCTGCTCATGCAGCGGTCGTTGATGCGCGTGATCATCGGTATCACGATCCTCGGACACGGTGCCAACTTGTTTCTCCAGGTCGCGGGCGGTCCGCCCGGCATGCCGAGCTTCATCGGCGAGGCCATCCCCGACCTGATGGTCGATCCGCTTCCGCAGGCGCTGGCGCTGACCGCGATCGTCATCACGTTCGCGCTCACCACGTTCCTGCTCGCGCTGGCGTTCCGATCATGGGTGTTGCTGGGGCACGACGAGGTGCAGGACGACCTCGAGGACCGCAGGGTCGCGGTGCGCAGGGCCCGCGCCGTCGAGGAGACCGCGTCGCCGGATGTCGCGGGCCCCGACACGTCGGGCGAGGCGGAGGAAGCCTCCGAGGACGCTCCCGACGCTCCCGACGCTCCCGAGGTCTCCAGGGAGGCAACCCGGTGA
- a CDS encoding cation:proton antiporter regulatory subunit, which translates to MNVDVTPLPGIGVRKDFALNSGRRVGVVTHRDGTIELIVSKSEDPDACLASLPLTTEEAGTLANLLGAPQLVAQLTEEHRELPGISTRQLTIKSGSPFDGHTLADTALRTRTGVSVVAVMRAGQINPSPTPEFLFTAGDVLVVVGTSDGLDEAAKILKQG; encoded by the coding sequence GTGAACGTGGACGTAACCCCCTTGCCGGGCATCGGCGTCCGGAAGGACTTCGCGTTGAACAGCGGCCGGCGCGTCGGGGTGGTCACACACCGGGACGGGACGATCGAGCTCATCGTGTCCAAGTCCGAGGACCCCGATGCGTGCCTTGCCTCGCTGCCGCTCACCACGGAAGAGGCAGGCACCCTGGCCAACCTTCTCGGCGCGCCGCAACTGGTGGCACAACTGACCGAGGAGCATCGGGAGCTCCCCGGCATCAGCACGAGACAGCTGACGATCAAAAGCGGGTCCCCGTTCGACGGCCATACCCTCGCCGACACGGCACTGCGCACCCGCACGGGCGTCTCCGTCGTCGCCGTCATGCGTGCGGGCCAGATCAACCCCTCCCCCACGCCGGAATTCCTGTTCACCGCCGGTGATGTGCTCGTGGTCGTCGGCACCTCCGACGGGCTCGACGAGGCCGCCAAGATTCTCAAGCAAGGCTGA
- a CDS encoding cation:proton antiporter — protein MDHTALSLLELGAVFFVLGVLGRLAGKIGMSPIPLYLLGGLAFGTGGVFPLGDISGFTTLASEIGVVLLLLTLGLEYTADELFTGLRRSWMAGLLDVALNAAPGAGVALILGWGPLGALALGGITYISSSGIVAKVLGDLGRLGNRETPVVLSILVFEDLVMAAYLPILTGVLAGASLLGGLKAVGISLAVVSVVMLVALKYGRFVSAVVDSRDREVFLLKLLGAALLVAGLASAMQVSAAVGAFLLGIAISGSTAENATKLLEPLRDLFAAVFFVVFGLNTDPRSIPPVLLWAVILAVVTTATKVVTGWWAARRAGVGRMGRARAGAALVARGEFSIVIAGLAVSAGAVDGELAALAATYVLLMAILGPIAARVVEPLTRLLTRPPSRPAPAGAG, from the coding sequence GTGGATCACACCGCACTGTCCCTTCTCGAACTCGGTGCTGTGTTTTTCGTGTTGGGCGTGCTGGGCAGGCTCGCCGGCAAGATCGGTATGTCCCCGATCCCCCTGTACCTGCTGGGCGGCCTCGCCTTCGGCACAGGCGGCGTCTTCCCGCTCGGTGACATCAGCGGCTTCACGACCCTCGCCAGTGAGATCGGGGTCGTCCTCCTCCTGCTCACCCTCGGCCTCGAATACACGGCGGATGAGCTGTTCACCGGTCTGCGCCGGTCTTGGATGGCCGGGTTGCTCGACGTCGCGCTCAACGCCGCGCCCGGTGCCGGGGTCGCGCTGATCCTCGGCTGGGGACCGCTGGGAGCGCTGGCGCTCGGCGGCATCACCTATATCTCGTCGTCGGGCATCGTCGCCAAGGTCCTCGGCGACCTCGGCAGGCTGGGCAACCGGGAAACCCCGGTGGTGCTGTCGATCCTCGTGTTCGAGGACCTCGTGATGGCGGCGTATCTGCCGATCCTCACGGGCGTGCTCGCCGGGGCGAGCCTGCTCGGCGGGCTGAAGGCGGTGGGCATCTCGCTCGCGGTCGTGTCCGTGGTCATGCTCGTGGCTCTGAAGTACGGCCGGTTTGTCTCAGCTGTCGTGGATAGCCGGGACCGCGAGGTGTTCCTGCTGAAGCTCCTGGGCGCCGCACTGCTGGTGGCAGGACTGGCCTCGGCCATGCAGGTGTCGGCCGCGGTCGGCGCGTTCCTGTTGGGCATCGCGATCTCCGGTTCCACGGCGGAGAACGCCACGAAGCTGCTCGAACCGCTTCGCGATCTCTTCGCGGCCGTCTTCTTCGTCGTGTTCGGTCTCAATACCGACCCGCGCAGCATTCCGCCAGTTCTGCTGTGGGCGGTAATACTCGCCGTGGTCACCACGGCCACCAAGGTCGTCACGGGATGGTGGGCCGCGAGGCGCGCCGGGGTGGGCCGTATGGGCAGGGCGAGGGCCGGGGCCGCTCTGGTGGCCAGGGGCGAGTTCTCCATCGTCATCGCCGGACTCGCCGTATCGGCAGGCGCGGTGGACGGTGAACTCGCCGCACTCGCCGCGACGTACGTTCTGCTCATGGCGATCCTCGGCCCGATAGCGGCCAGGGTCGTGGAACCTCTCACCCGCCTGCTCACCCGCCCCCCATCTCGGCCGGCCCCCGCTGGGGCCGGCTAG
- the dapB gene encoding 4-hydroxy-tetrahydrodipicolinate reductase: MTGMSDNGEETPIKVGVLGSRGRMGAEVVRAVEGAADMTLVAAVDSGDDRAALTSADVVVDFTHPDAVMDNLRFAVESGLHAVVGTTGFTEERVGTLTGWLAEKPELGVLIAPNFALGAVLALRFAQQAARFYDSAEVVELHHNRKADAPSGTAEHTARVIARARAEAGMEPGEDATTSERDGARGADVAGVRVHSVRLPGLVAHEEILFGGQGETLTIRHDSLDRTSFMPGVLLGVRAVLTRPGLTFGLDRVLDL, from the coding sequence ATGACCGGGATGTCGGACAACGGCGAAGAGACTCCGATCAAGGTCGGTGTGCTGGGCAGCCGGGGCAGGATGGGCGCCGAGGTCGTCAGGGCCGTGGAAGGCGCGGCCGACATGACCCTGGTCGCGGCCGTGGATTCCGGCGACGACCGCGCAGCGCTGACCTCCGCGGACGTGGTGGTCGATTTCACCCATCCCGACGCCGTGATGGACAACCTGCGGTTCGCCGTGGAAAGCGGCCTGCACGCGGTGGTCGGCACCACCGGGTTCACCGAGGAGCGGGTCGGGACACTCACCGGATGGCTTGCGGAGAAGCCGGAGCTGGGCGTGCTGATCGCCCCCAACTTCGCACTCGGCGCCGTGCTCGCCCTGCGCTTCGCCCAGCAGGCCGCGCGGTTCTACGACTCAGCGGAGGTGGTGGAACTGCACCACAACCGCAAGGCCGACGCGCCGTCGGGCACGGCGGAACACACCGCCCGCGTGATCGCGAGGGCCAGGGCCGAGGCAGGGATGGAGCCGGGGGAGGACGCCACCACGTCCGAAAGGGACGGTGCGAGAGGCGCCGATGTTGCCGGGGTCAGGGTGCACTCGGTGCGGCTGCCCGGTCTCGTGGCGCACGAGGAGATCCTGTTTGGCGGTCAGGGCGAGACACTGACGATCCGCCACGACTCGCTCGACCGGACGTCGTTCATGCCGGGCGTGCTGCTCGGGGTCCGCGCTGTGCTCACCAGGCCGGGGCTGACCTTCGGCCTCGACCGTGTTCTCGACCTGTGA
- a CDS encoding Na+/H+ antiporter subunit E, translating into MRDGMRRFSPLLALWLLGAWLLLWRSVEPLVLVSGVLATVAVLSMFPFGPVRSPLLLRPHRLFVLTVYLAWDLLGSGVRVGRDAVRSGPRTKAVIVEVPILVNRDFLVASTANLVSLSPGTFVLHIDRSGGRLYLYALGVGARDIASLVRDSIRMQTRVVKTFGTTEEIRTSEEQARRFGAEPRLAPGQPDSGGDTGTDSTREEKQ; encoded by the coding sequence ATGCGAGACGGGATGCGCCGGTTCTCCCCCCTACTTGCCCTGTGGCTGTTGGGGGCCTGGTTGCTGCTGTGGCGCTCGGTCGAACCGCTCGTGCTGGTCTCCGGTGTGCTCGCCACCGTGGCGGTGCTGTCGATGTTCCCGTTCGGTCCTGTGCGATCACCACTGCTGCTCCGTCCGCACCGCCTCTTCGTACTCACGGTCTACCTTGCCTGGGATCTGCTCGGTTCCGGCGTTCGGGTCGGGCGCGACGCGGTGCGTTCGGGTCCCCGTACGAAAGCGGTCATCGTCGAGGTGCCGATCCTCGTGAACCGGGATTTCCTGGTGGCGTCAACGGCCAACTTGGTGTCCTTGTCACCGGGCACGTTCGTCCTGCACATCGACCGCTCCGGCGGCCGTCTCTATCTCTACGCGCTCGGCGTGGGTGCTCGGGACATCGCCTCACTGGTGCGGGACTCCATACGGATGCAGACACGGGTGGTGAAGACGTTCGGTACCACCGAGGAGATCCGTACCTCGGAGGAGCAGGCTCGGCGATTCGGTGCCGAACCGCGCCTGGCTCCAGGCCAGCCCGACAGTGGAGGGGACACCGGCACCGACTCGACTCGTGAGGAGAAACAGTGA
- the mbhE gene encoding hydrogen gas-evolving membrane-bound hydrogenase subunit E produces MLVAILAHFAVAAVLPAVARRWGRAAFVVGGLLSAATLATLLLFFSEGAFGDADAAVEQTIAWAPSIDLEITLRIDSLSVLMSLLVSGIGALILFYYASYAKSGDRNVGRNSSLLVAFAGAMLGLVLVDDIFSLYLFWELTTVASFLLVGGDGTTRRSRRSATQALLVTIVGGLSMLLGLILLATASGTVRVSEIVADPPPAGPLVSVAVVLVLVGAFTKSAQFPFHFWLPAAMVAPTPVSAYLHAAAMVKAGVYLVARFAPGFSGLPAWWIPVVVLGLWTMILGAVRALRQNDLKTLLAFGTVSQLGFLMVLVGSGGFVSALAGAALILAHGLFKSTLFLVTGIIDKRAGTRDVRHLSGLGRRWPLLAGLAALAVASMAGVPPLLGFVGKEAALEAFLHGGALGPVAGQVVLVGLVVGSALTAAYSLRFLVGAFGTRPEVEPMRPERPGALFVAPVLVPAVAGLVLGLVPSWVEVLAGRYADVYPTEGARYHLALWHGFSVPLLLSAIILIAGYAAYRTSRVLRRFAGRLPTAMQAEPVYLATVGALDRSARWLTGRLQVGSLPAYLGVIVVAMALVPSFGLLAGVEGTTDLRFADSWMQPVLVLLLLSGAVAAVLARRRLTVVLVTGLVGYSIGALFVVEGGVDLALTQFLIESLTLVVFVLVLRRFPSAFGKDRPRPRRVRLTKAAIAAAGGVVVAALAVLVSGSRSGLPETSQEYIARAEPEAGATNVVNAIIVDFRALDTLGEITVLAVAAIGAASLILAAHREPRKPGYDTDDPEDTGEPGADEGDTGGTRVAESRAAGRLTRDDPSGDPGQEGASS; encoded by the coding sequence ATGCTGGTGGCGATTCTGGCTCATTTCGCCGTCGCGGCGGTGCTTCCGGCCGTCGCGCGCAGGTGGGGCAGAGCCGCCTTCGTCGTCGGCGGGCTGCTGTCAGCGGCGACGCTCGCCACGCTGCTCCTCTTCTTTTCCGAGGGCGCGTTCGGCGATGCGGACGCAGCCGTGGAGCAGACAATCGCCTGGGCGCCGTCGATCGATCTGGAGATAACACTCCGCATCGATTCCCTTTCGGTGCTCATGTCATTGCTTGTCTCCGGAATCGGCGCACTGATTCTGTTCTACTACGCTTCGTACGCGAAATCAGGAGACCGGAACGTCGGCCGTAATTCCTCGTTGCTCGTGGCATTCGCCGGAGCGATGCTGGGACTTGTTCTCGTCGATGACATCTTCTCCCTGTATCTGTTCTGGGAACTGACCACCGTGGCTTCGTTCCTGCTCGTCGGCGGAGACGGCACGACGAGGAGGTCGCGCCGGTCTGCCACGCAGGCGTTGCTCGTCACGATCGTGGGCGGGCTGTCGATGTTGCTGGGCCTGATCCTGCTCGCCACCGCCTCGGGGACGGTCAGGGTGTCGGAGATCGTGGCGGACCCACCACCTGCGGGGCCGCTGGTGAGCGTCGCGGTGGTGCTCGTTCTCGTGGGCGCCTTCACCAAGTCGGCCCAGTTCCCGTTCCACTTTTGGCTTCCCGCCGCCATGGTGGCGCCGACGCCGGTCAGCGCCTACCTGCACGCGGCGGCCATGGTCAAGGCGGGCGTCTACCTGGTGGCGCGCTTCGCGCCCGGTTTCTCGGGGCTGCCCGCCTGGTGGATTCCCGTGGTGGTGCTCGGGCTGTGGACCATGATTCTCGGTGCGGTGAGAGCCCTGCGGCAGAACGACCTGAAGACGCTGCTCGCATTCGGCACCGTGAGCCAATTGGGCTTTTTGATGGTTTTGGTGGGTTCGGGTGGCTTTGTCTCCGCGCTGGCGGGCGCGGCGCTGATTCTGGCGCACGGGTTGTTCAAATCGACGCTCTTTCTCGTCACCGGCATCATCGACAAGCGGGCAGGCACCCGCGACGTGCGGCATCTGTCGGGCCTAGGACGCCGGTGGCCGTTGTTGGCCGGGCTGGCGGCGCTCGCCGTGGCCTCGATGGCCGGTGTGCCGCCGCTGCTCGGTTTCGTCGGCAAGGAGGCGGCGCTTGAAGCCTTCCTGCACGGTGGCGCGCTCGGGCCGGTCGCGGGTCAGGTGGTTCTCGTCGGCCTTGTCGTCGGCTCGGCCCTGACGGCGGCGTACAGCCTGCGCTTTCTCGTCGGCGCGTTCGGGACCCGCCCCGAGGTCGAGCCGATGCGCCCGGAACGCCCTGGAGCGCTGTTCGTGGCTCCGGTGCTGGTGCCTGCCGTGGCGGGGCTCGTGCTCGGGCTCGTCCCGTCGTGGGTGGAGGTCCTCGCCGGGCGCTACGCAGACGTCTACCCCACGGAGGGCGCGCGCTACCACCTCGCGCTGTGGCACGGGTTCAGTGTGCCGCTGCTCCTGTCGGCGATCATTCTGATCGCGGGGTACGCGGCCTACCGCACGAGCCGGGTGCTTCGCCGGTTCGCCGGTCGCCTGCCCACGGCGATGCAGGCGGAGCCGGTCTATCTGGCCACGGTCGGTGCTCTCGATCGGAGTGCCCGCTGGTTGACCGGACGGTTGCAGGTCGGTTCGCTACCCGCCTATCTCGGCGTGATCGTGGTGGCGATGGCACTGGTGCCGTCCTTCGGCCTGCTGGCCGGTGTCGAAGGCACAACGGACCTGCGGTTCGCCGACTCGTGGATGCAGCCGGTGCTGGTGCTGCTGCTGCTCTCGGGGGCGGTGGCGGCCGTACTCGCCCGCCGTCGGCTCACCGTTGTCCTGGTGACCGGGCTGGTGGGCTACAGCATCGGGGCGTTGTTCGTGGTCGAGGGCGGGGTGGATCTCGCGCTCACTCAGTTCCTCATCGAGTCGCTGACCCTCGTGGTTTTCGTGCTGGTGTTGCGCCGCTTCCCCTCTGCGTTCGGCAAGGACCGGCCCCGGCCGCGCAGGGTGCGGCTCACCAAGGCGGCCATCGCCGCGGCCGGTGGCGTGGTGGTCGCGGCGCTGGCGGTGCTGGTGTCGGGTTCCCGCAGCGGCCTTCCCGAGACAAGCCAGGAGTACATCGCCCGTGCTGAACCCGAGGCCGGAGCCACCAACGTCGTGAACGCGATCATCGTCGATTTCCGGGCTCTGGACACGCTCGGCGAGATCACCGTGCTCGCGGTTGCCGCGATCGGCGCGGCGAGCCTCATTCTCGCCGCGCACCGGGAGCCGAGGAAACCCGGGTACGACACCGACGACCCGGAGGACACCGGTGAGCCCGGTGCGGACGAGGGGGACACCGGCGGCACCCGGGTCGCGGAGAGCCGGGCGGCGGGGCGCCTGACGCGCGACGATCCGAGCGGTGATCCCGGCCAGGAAGGGGCGAGTTCGTGA
- a CDS encoding membrane protein — protein MRTRNLALVVTAAVVIYLVLLVGRAVELLRSGDPVAVGLGAAVLVLPVLGAWMVVATWRSGVRIQRLARKLEAEDGLPDTSGLPRRPSGRVDRPAADAWFAERRAEVEADPHDWRRWYRLAYAYDMAGDRRRARATMRKAVELEAADSGDD, from the coding sequence GTGAGAACTCGCAATCTCGCTCTCGTCGTCACCGCCGCCGTCGTCATCTACCTGGTGTTGCTGGTCGGCAGGGCCGTGGAGCTGCTGCGATCCGGCGATCCGGTGGCCGTCGGGCTCGGCGCGGCCGTGTTGGTGCTGCCAGTGCTCGGTGCCTGGATGGTGGTGGCGACGTGGCGTTCCGGGGTCCGGATCCAGCGACTCGCGAGGAAGCTGGAGGCCGAGGACGGACTGCCCGACACCTCAGGGCTTCCTCGCAGGCCCTCAGGGCGGGTAGACCGGCCTGCGGCCGACGCTTGGTTCGCCGAGCGGCGCGCCGAGGTGGAGGCCGATCCGCACGACTGGCGGCGCTGGTACCGCCTCGCCTACGCCTACGACATGGCGGGTGATCGCAGGCGTGCTCGCGCCACCATGCGCAAAGCGGTGGAGCTGGAAGCCGCCGACAGCGGCGACGACTGA